DNA sequence from the Lentisphaerota bacterium genome:
GGCGCGCGAACCGCGCCTCGTTCACATCTTCCGCTTCGCCATCACCGCCTGGGTGCCGCCGCTGGTCTCCTTCGAGGTGCGCTGCACCAAGGGCACCTATGTCCGCACCCTCGCCCACGACCTCGGCCAGGCGCTCGGCTGCGGCGCCTGCCTGCACTCCCTCCGGCGCACCGCCTCGGGTTCGTTCGATGTCGCCGCCGCCGCCCCGCTTGACGCCCTGCTCGCCGGATCCAAGGAGTCTCTCGCAGCCCGGATCATCCCCTATATGCAAGTCGGCCCGGTCCTGGCCTCCCCCCGCTGATTGCGACACACCGGATCACGCTCGCCCATGTCAACCCTGGAGGCATCTGGAATTGAACATCAGGGAAGCATCCGCACCGCGAACCGTCCGCACCGGTCTTGACCGCGCCTTGCGCGCGGACGGCGAGGTGTTCCGGGGCAGGCGGCTGGCGGTGTTGTGCAACCGGGCGGCCGTCGACGGAACGGGACGGCCGATCGTGGAGGCGCTCACGCAGGTCCCGGACCTGCGCCTGTGCCGCATCTACAGTCCGGAGCACGGGTTTGCGGTGAACGCCGAAGCCGGTGAACACGTCGGCTCGCGGACCGTCGGGCCGGTGCCGGTGGTCAGCCTGTACGGGGATCGTTCACAACCCTCGGCGGAGGAGCTGGCGACCATTGATTTGTTTGTGGTCGACCTCCCCGACGTCGGGGCGCGCTACTACACCTACATGGCCACGATGAAGGCCTGCATGGCTTCCTGCGCGGCCCACGGCGTTCCGATGCTGATCCTCGACCGCCCGAACCCGCTGGGCGGCGTGATCCGCGAAGGCGCCGTCGCCGCCGTCTTCGGCTCGCTGGTGTGCTGTGCCCCGATTCCGATCCGCCATGGCCTGACGCTGGGCGAGTTGGCCCGTTTCTTTCAAGCCTTGTTCTTTTCTGGAACCGATCTGCGGGTGGACGTTCTGACCGTCGAAAATTGGCGGCGCGACCGGATGTTCGCCGAGTGCGGACTGCCGTGGGTGGCGCCTTCGCCGAATCTCCCGGGCGTCGAGAACGCCCTGATGTACGTTGGCTCTTGTCTGTTGGAGGGTCTAAACCTGAACGAGGGACGGGGAACAGAAACGCCGTTTCTCCTGTGCGGCGCGCCCTGGCTGGCGCCGGAGCCGGTCCTGGCGGAGATCCCCGAGCCGGAGCGAACAGGCGTGGCGCTGACGGCCGTTCGGTACACGCCCCGTGCGATTTCCGGCAAGGCCGCCAATCCCCGCTATCGTGATGCCGCCTGCCAAGGCATCGCGATGCGGGTGACCAATCCGCAGGCTGCTCGTCCGCTGACCACCGTCCTCGCGCTCATCGGCGCCATTTGGCGGCGACATCCCGAGTTGGAATGGACGCCGTTTTTCGATACCTTGGCCGGAGGCCCGTGGATCCGGGAGCAGATCCAGTCAGGGTGTTCATGCTCCGACAGCCTTGTTGGTATCCGGGAGGACCTTGCGGCGTTCGACACGAAACGGCCGTTGCTCTATGCGCCTGAGCCCCCGGCGAATGGATGAGCTTCCGGCGTCTCCAAAAAACCTGACTGGTTTTGCTTGCTTGCCGCCCATGTGCTGGTGTAAGGTATGCGCGTTTCGCATCACACCGCTCGGGTGGTGGAATGGCAGACACGTATGTTTGAGGGGCATATGGGGAAACCCGTGGGGGTTCAAGTCCCCCCCCGAGCACCACTCTT
Encoded proteins:
- a CDS encoding DUF1343 domain-containing protein, with the translated sequence MSPPPPRLTPCSPDPRSLSQPGSSPICKSARSWPPPADCDTPDHARPCQPWRHLELNIREASAPRTVRTGLDRALRADGEVFRGRRLAVLCNRAAVDGTGRPIVEALTQVPDLRLCRIYSPEHGFAVNAEAGEHVGSRTVGPVPVVSLYGDRSQPSAEELATIDLFVVDLPDVGARYYTYMATMKACMASCAAHGVPMLILDRPNPLGGVIREGAVAAVFGSLVCCAPIPIRHGLTLGELARFFQALFFSGTDLRVDVLTVENWRRDRMFAECGLPWVAPSPNLPGVENALMYVGSCLLEGLNLNEGRGTETPFLLCGAPWLAPEPVLAEIPEPERTGVALTAVRYTPRAISGKAANPRYRDAACQGIAMRVTNPQAARPLTTVLALIGAIWRRHPELEWTPFFDTLAGGPWIREQIQSGCSCSDSLVGIREDLAAFDTKRPLLYAPEPPANG